CGGCTACCGCTGACACGTCCAGCCCGCATTGCCACAAAGCCTGAGCCAAGGCTTGCCGTAAGGTTTCCAGGCTGGCATTGCGGTCGCAACCCATGCCAATCATGACTTTCATACGCTTACGCTTGATCCCTGGGCGGCCTATACACCACCAGTCGCTCAGCCAGTTGTTGCCAAACAGCCGGATCGATTGCCCGGTGTGTGACCCATAGAATCGACCGGTATTGTTCAGTGTTGACGTCCTCAAAGCGCTGGAACAGATGAATATTGGCCGGTAACGGCGATGGCCGCGTCCACCAATTTGAACTACCGGCTTCTTGCACGAAGGCAATCGGCAGTTGATTGACCACGTCCGCTGACACACGCGTGATGTTAATCTTAGGGGCTTCCACTTGCCAGCCCAGTTCGCGGCCCAAAATGTCCACCGGAATGGTTTTGCCCACATCCGATGCGGTGGTCAGCACCGGCGTGGCATTTAGCAACGCGGCGACTTTTTGGGCATAAGCATTGGCACCGCCGACATGGCCGGATAGCACCGGAATCACGAATTCGGCGGCATCGTCTATCACCAGCACACCGGGATCTTCATCCTTGGATTTAAGATGCGGCGCAATCAGCCGTACCACCGCACCCAGCGACACCAGAAAAATAATTTGGTCGTAGGATGCGAACAACTCACCGATTTGCGCGCTCAATGCCCCCTGATAGACCCGGCGCGGATTGGCAAAATCACCCAAATGCTTGGCTTGTTTCTCCGACACCACCACCTCCGCTTCGGGGAGTTGTGGCGCCAGGCGAGTGGCAATCCCGGCGCCGTGTTTGGTAATCGCCACCAGCGCGACACGCACTTCATTCATCGATTGAGTCCTTTTTCTTGCGGCAACCGCGTTGCATTTCGCTGCGCTGACGGCCTGGGTTTTTGATGATCAGTAACGACAGATAATTGACCTTTTGCCCCTCAAGGCTGGCGATGTCGTGCACCATGCGTTCTTCCGGCGCCCCGGCTTTTTCCACGAACCAGCCATGAGCCAGCAAATCGCGGCGGCGCAACAGATCGATGATGTCGTCCAGCAGCGGTTTGACCTTGAGCAACACCAAGGTATCGAAGTCGCTCAGCATGCGCTCGATCTGCGCGATACCATATCCCGCCGGTACTATGGCGATGGTGTCATCGACATCCGCCAACGGTTCGCCACTGCGCGCCGCAGCGGCATGAAATGACGACACCCCCGGCACTACTTCGACTGTAACTTCCGGCTGTAAGGCACGAACACTGCGTTGCAAATGGCCGAAGGTGGAATAGGTTGATGCATCGCCCTCCACCAGAAACAACACATCCTCGCCGCGTTGTAATATTGCCAACACGGTTTGTGCTGCATCCAGCCAGTAACGGGCCAGAATCTCGGCATCGTGAGTCATCGGAAAATGCAGCTCGCTATGTTCGGCACGCAGTTCCAGGCCGGCGCGCAAGGCTATGTCCAAGGCATAACTGTCGCTGTTTTTTTTGCGCACCGGATAAGTCCAATGGCCCGGACCGGTCAGTAAATCCCAGGCGCGGCGAGTAATGAGCCCAGGATCGCCTGGACCAAGGGAAACGCCGTAGAGGGTGCCGAGTTTAGGGGCTGTTGCCATTTTGTCATAATCCCTTTGAAAATCGATTGGCGAGCCATATTGATTGAGTTTTCAATCAAACGATAACTAGCGAATGCCACGCCAACTGCTTACAGATACCCACTGGGAAAAGCTAAAAACGATTATGTTGAGTTTCAGCATTTACGACAAACCCGGTCTTCGGCAAACGGTCGAAGGGATTTTTTATCGCTTGCGTGTTGGCTGCCCTTGGCGAGACTTGCCCGTCGCTTTTGGCAAGTGGAATGCCGTTTACAAGCGCTTCAATGCCTGGTCACTGCAAGAAAAGCTGAGGGGTATCTTTCAGGCGCTAGTGATTGAGCCTGATTTGGAATGGCTATTTATTGATGGCAGCATTATTAAAGCCCATCAACACAGTAGCGGCGGCGCCCATGAAAATCCAACAGCCATCGGGAAATCGGTCGCAGGCAACACGACCAAAATCCATATGGCGGTTGATGCCGGTGGACTTCCCATCCAGTTCTCGATTACGGGGGGCGAAGTACATGACTGCAAAGAGGCGCCGGAATTTGTGGCCAAGCTCCCCCAGGCGGGCTACATGATTGCAGACAAAGGGTATGACAGCGAGCCGTTACGAATTCAAATTCGAGACCAAGGCACAGTCCCCATCATCCCAAGAAAACAAAATTCAATAATCGGGAATGAGGAAATGGACTGGTGTCTCTATAAATATCGCCACCTCGTTGAAAACGTATTTGCGCGACTGAAACATTTTAGAGCTATTGCCACCCGATATGACAAACTAAAACGCAATTTTGAAGGTGCTATCGCCCTGGCTTGTGCATTTATATGGTTACCGATGTGAAACGGCAACAGCCCCTAGTGTTCATCTTGACCGCAGGTTTTGGGCTGTAAAGGATGAGTGGCCGATACGATCCACACTGGATTTTCGGCCTGCATGCGATGCATGGCCAGAATCGGGCTACTACGGGAAGCTTGAATCTGGCAGACGTCCCAGTCTGCGCCGAGCTGTTTCAGGGTCTCGACGGCGGTGGACAGGTTCTCCAGCGTGACGAAATTCATCACCAGCCAACCCGCCGGGCGCAAACGCCCTAAACACAAGGCGATCAGTTCGGCCAATTCCCCGCCGGAACCGCCGATGAATACCGCATCCGGATCGCGCCAGGTGTCGAGAAATTGCGGCGCCTTGCCCTGCACGAAGCTGTAATTGTTGATGCCCCAGGAAGCCTGATTCTGTTCCACATTAGCAATATCATCGGCGTTTTTTTCGATGGCAAATACATGCCCGTCCGGACACAAGCGCGCGGCCTCCAGACCCACCGAGCCGGAGCCGGCGCCGATGTCCCAGACAATACTGCTTCTTGTCAGCTGCATGCGGGCAAGCGATACCGCCCTCACTTCGCGTTTGGTGATCAGACCTTTTTCAGGCTTGCGCTGCTGAAAGCTGTCGTCGCTGACCCCGAACAGTACCGGTGCGGGCACAGCCGCTTTGCGTTTCAGAATGACTACGTTGGGATCTCGATAGCTGTTTTGGGCCACCTCAGCGATGGTCAGCCAGGCGCTGACGCGCTGTTCCGGTTGCTTTAGGGCTTCGGCAATCGCCATTTCGAACACATCGGCCAAGCCTTCGATTTGCAATAAGCGGGCGATACGCGCCGGGGTGTTGTCCGGGCTGGTCAATATCGCCAGCAAATCGTGTTGGCGGCAGCGCTGAGCCAATTCGTACAAGCCATGCTCCGGCGTGGCCCCGCGCAGCCATTCACCGGCATCCTTACTGTGGATCGAAGCGATAGCGGCGGCTTGCCAAGACAATTTCAACTCGGCAAAGGCCAATTGCAGGGTGCTCAGATTGGGCAGGATACGCACACGGCTGGATTCCAGTTTGCCGGCCAGAAACCCGGCGATGCCGTGACACAAGGGGTCACCAGTGGCCAGTACCGCGACCGCTTCATTGCGTGCCAACGCGGCATTGATCCAGTCCGGCACTTGTTTGAGTTGCCCGGTTAAGTCGTAGTGTCTAGCTTCAATGATGTCATCAGCCAGCGTTGCCAGCAGACGGCTACCGGCGATGACATGCTTGGCTTCGCGT
The window above is part of the Methylomonas sp. ZR1 genome. Proteins encoded here:
- the cobI gene encoding precorrin-2 C(20)-methyltransferase; its protein translation is MATAPKLGTLYGVSLGPGDPGLITRRAWDLLTGPGHWTYPVRKKNSDSYALDIALRAGLELRAEHSELHFPMTHDAEILARYWLDAAQTVLAILQRGEDVLFLVEGDASTYSTFGHLQRSVRALQPEVTVEVVPGVSSFHAAAARSGEPLADVDDTIAIVPAGYGIAQIERMLSDFDTLVLLKVKPLLDDIIDLLRRRDLLAHGWFVEKAGAPEERMVHDIASLEGQKVNYLSLLIIKNPGRQRSEMQRGCRKKKDSIDE
- a CDS encoding IS5 family transposase is translated as MPRQLLTDTHWEKLKTIMLSFSIYDKPGLRQTVEGIFYRLRVGCPWRDLPVAFGKWNAVYKRFNAWSLQEKLRGIFQALVIEPDLEWLFIDGSIIKAHQHSSGGAHENPTAIGKSVAGNTTKIHMAVDAGGLPIQFSITGGEVHDCKEAPEFVAKLPQAGYMIADKGYDSEPLRIQIRDQGTVPIIPRKQNSIIGNEEMDWCLYKYRHLVENVFARLKHFRAIATRYDKLKRNFEGAIALACAFIWLPM
- a CDS encoding bifunctional cobalt-precorrin-7 (C(5))-methyltransferase/cobalt-precorrin-6B (C(15))-methyltransferase, whose amino-acid sequence is MQAMCSFIGVLDNGVASLSQEALQVLREAKHVIAGSRLLATLADDIIEARHYDLTGQLKQVPDWINAALARNEAVAVLATGDPLCHGIAGFLAGKLESSRVRILPNLSTLQLAFAELKLSWQAAAIASIHSKDAGEWLRGATPEHGLYELAQRCRQHDLLAILTSPDNTPARIARLLQIEGLADVFEMAIAEALKQPEQRVSAWLTIAEVAQNSYRDPNVVILKRKAAVPAPVLFGVSDDSFQQRKPEKGLITKREVRAVSLARMQLTRSSIVWDIGAGSGSVGLEAARLCPDGHVFAIEKNADDIANVEQNQASWGINNYSFVQGKAPQFLDTWRDPDAVFIGGSGGELAELIALCLGRLRPAGWLVMNFVTLENLSTAVETLKQLGADWDVCQIQASRSSPILAMHRMQAENPVWIVSATHPLQPKTCGQDEH
- a CDS encoding cobalamin biosynthesis central domain-containing protein — translated: MNEVRVALVAITKHGAGIATRLAPQLPEAEVVVSEKQAKHLGDFANPRRVYQGALSAQIGELFASYDQIIFLVSLGAVVRLIAPHLKSKDEDPGVLVIDDAAEFVIPVLSGHVGGANAYAQKVAALLNATPVLTTASDVGKTIPVDILGRELGWQVEAPKINITRVSADVVNQLPIAFVQEAGSSNWWTRPSPLPANIHLFQRFEDVNTEQYRSILWVTHRAIDPAVWQQLAERLVVYRPPRDQA